The Zalophus californianus isolate mZalCal1 chromosome 6, mZalCal1.pri.v2, whole genome shotgun sequence DNA window GCTTCTGGAACCCATGTTAAACTTATACTAGGCTTCAATCTATTGGTTATATCTCTTGACCTTTTCATTCATATTCTCCCTCAATTCATCGTCTTCTGACAGCTGGGTGATATTTCCCAGGTCTACCTTCCATTTTACCAATTCTCAATTCATCTGAAAATCAAATCATACTTTTTTTATACCTTATTGAGTATTAAGCTTTTTGAAATCTGAATTTGGATCTATAACCAGTAGAACTGCctactcttaaccatctgagccacccaggcgcccacccttttttttttttaagattttatttattcatttgagacagagatacacagagagagagagagagagagagagagagagaactgccTACTTTTGATTTCCAGTGTCCAGTTATTTTACCCTAGGCTTCCATTCCTTCTTAATAtgtgatcatatttttaaatgcttatagtTTCTTTCAGATTATTCTGCTGTGCCTAGTTCTTTGGTGGCTcaatccccagactccaggatcatgacctgagccaaaggcagatgttcaacgactgagccacccaggagccctctcaTGTGATTTAGGTACATGAAAACCACCAATGTACACAACCCCAGGTGAACATAACACACAAGCTGCCACACACCTTCTTTTGTCTTATAAAAGCTTGACTTCTTTGGAGTAATGGCTTGCCCATTCCAGCAACAGTGTCCCAGTTAACTTGGCTCCTTTTCTTCCAGgctcaaaataaaatcaaactccTCTCAAGTCAGGGGCTGAATTTAGAGTCTCTGGCGAGTGAAGAGAGCCATATTTTTTAAGGGGCCTCCAGTGGTTTTGTGAGCTTGGTAATGGGTTTTGAGCTCAGCCAGGGTAATGTAACACTTCATCATCCGAACAAACTGTACATCCACCATGGACCATTTGGGGTTGTCTTCTTTGCTGGATGGGTCATAATGGGGATTGTTTTTCTCAAACTGGTTGTGGTCTGGGTAAGCTGCCTTCACAATCTTCACAAGTCCTGCAATGCCTGGCTCTTTGCAGTTGCTATGGTAGAAGAACGCTTCTTGCTCTAGCTGCATGGCTCGCAGGAAGTTCCAGGCCTGGTAGTTGCTAACACCATCCCAGCATGCTTTCTGCTTGGGCTGTGCTTTAAGATCCTCAAGGCTGAACTTCACATCTACACCTTTCTCTAGTCGGCTTTTTGGCTCAGACTTCATCAGCCAGTAACTGCTTAGATTCTTCCCACAGTTTTTAGAGGCTGAAGTCTTCTCAGGGCTGGAGTTACCCAGTGTAGCTGATGCCCCTACTGGGTTCTTAGTCTTGGTACGTTTTCCTGCTGGCCCCTTATTGTCTGGCCCAGCAGGCCCAGCAGCTCCAGCGAGCCTCTTCCGGGGTTTCGGCATGGTTTCCCTGTGGGGACTGCGCTAAAGTCTCCTCGGTTCTCTCCCTGATCCTTCTCTCAGTCACCATTCTCCCGAGCCACTGATTCCACGACTCCGCAGACAGAaccccacccaggcgcctcatgtGATTTTTAATGTTCACTTATGAGCACATCATTTGTGGGGGCTGTTTTTCCCTGGGAAGCTGTATTCCCTGGTTATAGAAGTATCCCAgggatgctgggtggctcagtcagttaagcatgtgcttcagctcaggtcatgatcccagggtctggggatcaagccccacatcgggctccttgctcagcggggagcctgcttctccctctccctccgtctgctgctccccctgcttgtgctctctctctctctctgacaaataaataaagtcttttaccacaacaacaacaaaaagtattCCAAGCGGCTAGCCAAGCACACATTAGTACTTTGTTGCACTTTTGTATGCAAATAAAAGACAATATGGTTGAAGGTCCATTCTGAGAAAGGTTAAGTGTAAGGAAATTTTTATCCTAGGGAGAGGCAGGATACTTTAATGACTAAGCAcaagagcacagactctgaaaCCTTACTTCTGGATTCAAGTCCCACCTCTACCATTTAGTAACTATGTGATATTGGATGAATTAaatttcctgtgcctcagtttcatcacaCATGAGAAGTGGGCATACTAACAATGCCTACAACCTTGGGGcaatgtgaggattaaatgaaacaatgcaaGTAATATACGTACAGCACTGAGAAGAGCTTCTTGCACATAATATGTGATAGTTAAGTGTTATATATGTTACAGTTATCATTAGTTGCACAAAGGAGAGGTCTGACAAACGAGAAAGAGGGGGAGGTTggccaagaagaaaagaaacctggAGCCATGTATAAAGATGGAAGAGGACAGTTCACCAGAGGGACGTAGAAGTAATCAGGACTGAGAAACAGTCAGACTGACTGGCCTCCGAGTTCCAAAAGGAAGAGTGGAGTATGCCAAGGAAGAATCACCTAGGTTTAACCCATGGAGGTCTCTTGAATGGTGCTGCTCTGGCAGAATCACAGCAGATTGTCTCATGGGGTCAGGATGGGGCCCTGATACGATCGCATTTAAGCAGCTGTAGCAAACACAGAGCTGTCTCCTTCCTCCGGCCTGCAGGACACACAGCTTGTCTCCATTCTCCTCGCCGTCTGGAGTCAGCGACTTCACTAAAGCCTTGTCTCCCTGGTGGGActggagggtgggtgggcaggagCCACCGTAAGATCTGCTACTTTGTAGGACATCCAGCCTCCACTTGCATTGCACTTGAGAGGTCTCAGATGAAGGATGTCTCTTCTCCAGATGGAGTCCTGCTTCTAGAATCCATCAAGCCCATAGAACATTCCAAACACCCTACAGAAATCTTGCAGCAACACACAAACATGatatatcttttcttaaaaaagatttatttacttatttattctagagagagagagagcacatgtgttgggggaaaggagcagagggggagggacaagcagactctgcactgagcacagagcccgacacagggcttgttcccaggaccctgagatcatgacctgagccgcaatcaagagttcagaagctcaaccaactgagccacccaggcgtccttataatatatcttttatttttaagattttacttatttatttgagagagacagcgcacaaagggagagtgggagggagaagcagattctctgctgagcagagagcccaacacaggactcgatcccaggaccttgggatcatgacctgagccttaactgactaagccacccagggaccccatgaTTTATCTTAATAGAGCACCAGAGTGAATTAAAAACCACAAAgggccaagaaaataaaaaaaggaatcaatGATCTTGGCATGGTTttgttaagaaaatttaaaaatctcaaaagtaATGGTGACTGCCTGATAATGCTTTAAATCCAATTATCTAAACAGCTTGAAATCAGCAAGACATTTATTCGgggcacaggctttggagtcagaagacctttgccaagttatttaactttgttAAGccccaatttcttcatttttataaacgGGTAGAAATAGTAATAATACTTAAATGGTTGTTATGAAGGCAAAATCCATAAAATGACTTTAAGACAATGCTGGTAAGCACTCAAATATTggccaacattttattatgaactGGGAGCTCTATGAAACTGCAAGGTactaaagaacaaaaatagaatCTAAGAAATTGAGAAtccacaaaagaacaaaacatgaATTTGTGCAAACAGTTATTTATAGCAagaataaaaacatagaaaatcttaaaaactccaccaaaaaactagtaGAAGTAataacgaattcagtaaagtggcagcatACAAAATTAACACCAagaatcagtagcatttctatacactaatagtgaaaagagcaaaaagataaatttttaaaacacccatttacaattgcaccaaaaagagtaagaaacctaggaataaatttaaccaaagacatGAAAGACCTGTGctctaaaaactgtaaaacacagatgaaagaaaaggaagatggcacaaacaaacagaaagacattccatgctcatgaactggaggaacaaatattgttaaaatgtccatactacccagagcaatttacacattcaatgcaatccctatcaacataccaatagcatttttcacagaactagaaaaaataatcctaaaatttgtacggaaccacaaaagaccccaaatagccaaaagcaatcctgagaaagaaggacaaagctggaggtatcacaatcccagatttcaagacatactacaaagctgcaataatcaaaacagcatagtatgggcacaaaaatagacacatatatcaatagaacagaatagacagcccaaaaataaacccattgcttatatggtcaatcaatctatgacaaaggaggcaagaatatacaatgggaaaacacagtctcttcaataaatggtgctgagaaaactggacagctacatgtgaaAGAAGGAGAGTGAACTACTTACTAACCCCATAcccaaaaagaaactcaacagattaaagacttaaaatgtgagacctgaaaacaaagtcctaggagaaaatataggcagtaatttctctgacattggctgtagaacattttttagatatgtctcctttggtgagaaaaacaaaagcaaaaataaacaactgggactacatcaaaataaaaagcttttgcatagcaaaggaaaccaccaacaaaatgaaagacaatctgctgaatgggagaagataaggggttcacatccaaaatatataaagaacttatacaactcaacaccaaaacaccccacaaataatccaacaaaaaaatccaacatccaaatggccaacagacacatgagaagatgttcaacatcactcatatcaggaaaatgcaaatcaaagccacaatgagataccaccttacatcaattagaatgtctaaaattaaaaagacaaaaaataacatgtgttggcaaggatgtggaaaaaaagaaactctcatacactgtCTGTGGGAATGTaacttggtacagccactgtggaaaacagtgtgcaggttcctcaaaaaattaaaaatagaattaccatatgatccaataattccactattgcatatttacccaaagaaaatgaaaacattaatttgaaaagatatatgcatctctgtttattgaagcattatttacaatagccaagatatggaagcaacctaagtgtccatcaacagatgaatgagtaagaaaaatgtggcgcacgcgcgcacacacacacacacacacacaatggaaaacTACAGAGCCGTAAAAAGATAAGATAGTGCCAGGAGATAACATGGGTGGACCAAGAGGATaataagctaagtgaaataattcagtctgagaaagacaaataccatgtggtTCTACTCctaagtggaatctaaaagaaaatgaacaaacaaaaaggggAAGCAGACCTATAAAtcaaacaaactgatggttgtcagaggggagaagTGTGGAGGGTTGGGACA harbors:
- the LOC113908513 gene encoding thymocyte nuclear protein 1-like isoform X1 gives rise to the protein MPKPRKRLAGAAGPAGPDNKGPAGKRTKTKNPVGASATLGNSSPEKTSASKNCGKNLSSYWLMKSEPKSRLEKGVDVKFSLEDLKAQPKQKACWDGVSNYQAWNFLRAMQLEQEAFFYHSNCKEPGIAGLVKIVKAAYPDHNQFEKNNPHYDPSSKEDNPKWSMVDVQFVRMMKCYITLAELKTHYQAHKTTGGPLKNMALFTRQRL
- the LOC113908513 gene encoding thymocyte nuclear protein 1-like isoform X2, producing MPKPRKRLAGAAGPAGPDNKGPAGKRTKTKNPVGASATLGNSSPEKTSASKNCGKNLSSYWLMKSEPKSRLEKGVDVKFSLEDLKAQPKQKACWDGVSNYQAWNFLRAMQLEQEAFFYHSNCKEPGIAGLVKIVKAAYPDHNQFEKNNPHYDPSSKEDNPKWSMRSLILF